AGGTTGAAATCCTAAAATGATTTTTGACGTCTGTAAGGTATTGAACTAAATTTGATCATGTGACAATATTAAGTTGTATCCTTCTTGATGGCCAGTCTTTAAAATATGCcctttttattgaatattatggtaaatttaCCCGAATGATGACACCCTTTCCAAACACCATGTACATTCCCTCTCTTAGCCGCTTTACTTCATCAGAACAGTTGCACTTAGCTGCCATCTTACGGACCTAAAATGGAATAAACAATTAGCGGTATGTAACATTCAATCATTATTCTGACAGCTTTTTTGCACCATTTAGTTGTTAAAtcacataatttaaatgtattttgtaatatgttCTAAACAAGAGCAGTACAAAGCGAACAAAATCACTTgtctgttcttgttttttttcagaagaataaggggcataacttaaagcttttaaaattacatttataccCTGCGTAATGTCTCTGGCATGTGTACTATTTTGTTTACGGCCACGGTACTAGTTTTGGCACAACAGCACTTAGTTAAAAATAATAGaagtgttatacgggattcttctaaataaataaaggatttgccatatcaaaagaccttaaaaaaaaatcggtcaacgtacaattatttggactaaacaGCACTAAGACAGTGACAATACCTTGACACCAGACAATTTAAGATTATGTCTATTTCCTTGCATATAAGACATTTTCCACCTTTGACCAACACATGgtccatatattttttatattaatctaaatttaaatctaatttaaaattaatctgAACAGACTCATGAGCCTAATCATTAGACTAAATCCATATGTAATGGTTGTTTTATATGTGCAAGTTTTcacttgtatatttttgtaattgttaaCTGCTATATGAGTGAAATTTTGGCAAAATTGTGTACCTCTTCATCAAGGTTGAGAGGCCTATTTGACTGCTGTATGGGTGTGGGGACAGAGGCAGGGGCAGAGGCAGGGGCAGACACTGGGGCAGGTGGAGGCGGAGGTGAGGGGGGCGCTTCATGCTCTGAGTCAATCTCCTTCTCCAGCTTGATGATAGCGGGTGGTTCCAGGCCAAACTTGTACCCGAGCCTTGCCAGCTCCAACAGGTTGATGATCACCTGCCGCTCAGACTTGTGTGAAACTGAAGGGAAAGCATGCGATATTACCGAGAATGTGATCATGTTTTATACTACTAATTGTATTTCTTTACTTATCCTTTTTCCTAATCGtcatcaaatttaatattttaaatttatggtTCAAAACAGGAACATTAAGGAAGACCATGAAAAGTGTGGTGTTtgtcttgaaaatatttgttttaaccattCTAAACTATTAACTACATTTATTGGTTAAGATTACATTGTGAAGATCAACAAACAAAatctatatcattttattgttgACTTGTACACACATGCTTTGTGAATTTCTGTCCACAAAATTCAGCTAGTAGACCCATCAACCACCTTCATAACTGAATGGACACAAAGTGAGGAAGAGAATTATAAGTGACATTTTACCCTTGCAACAcaggacatatttttttagatacAGTTATAATCCCCAGAATAGGATTAAAACTATTGCCTGCATACCCAGTACTATTGCCTGCATATCTAGTACTATTGCCTGCATACCCAGTACTATTGCCTGCATACCCAGTACTATTGCCTGCATATCTAGTACTATTGCCTGCATATCTAGTACTATTGCCTGCATATCTAGTACTATTGCCTGCATATCCAGTATTATTGCCTGCATATCTAGTACTATTGCCTGCATATCCAGTATTATTGCCTGCATATCTAGTACTATTGCCTGCATATCTAGTACTATTGCCTGCATATCTAGTACTATTGCCTGCATATCTAGTACTATTGCCTGCATATCTAGTACTATTGCCTGCATATCTAGTACTATTGCCTGCATATCTAGTACTATTGCCTGCATATCTAGTACTATTGCCTGCATATCTAGTACTATTGCCTGCATATCTAGTACTATTGCCTGCATATCTAGTACTAATGCCTGCATATCTAGTACTATTGCCTGCATATCTAGTACTATTACCTGCATATCTAGTACTATTGCCTGCATATCCAGTATTATTGCCTGCATATCTAGTACTATTGCCTGCATACCCAGTACTATTGCCTGCATATCTAGTACTATTGCCTGCATATCTAGTACTATTGCCTGCATATCTAGTACTATTGCCTGCATATCTAGTACTATTGCCTGCATATCTAGTACTATTGCCTGCATATCTAGTACTATTGCCTGCATATCTAGTACTATTGCCTGCATATCTAGTACTATTGCCTGCATATCTAGTACTATTGCCTGCATATCCAGTATTATTGCCTGCATATCTAGTACTATTGCCTGCATACCCAGTACTATTGCCTGCATATCTAGTACTATTGCCTGCATATCCAGTATTATTGCCTGCATATCTAGTACTATTGCCTGCATACCCAGTACTATTGCCTGCATATCTAGTACTATTGCCTGCATATCTAGTACTATTGCCTGCATATCTAGTACTAATGCCTGCATATCTAGTACTATTGCCTGCATATCCAGTACTATTGCCTGCATATCTAGTAGTATAGATTGTATTAATGGACttggaataaaatgttttagctTCGGTTTTTTCCCTGTGTACTAAAAATAGTATTATGAGATTTTCCCCGCAATTTATCTCTGCTAGCCCATTATCTACAGTAAAACTTGGCAATAGTGCTGAGAATGTTGTGAAAGAAGGAATAGGAGGGCTGCTTATAGAAAGGGCATGCAGAAAGCTCTATGTCTAGATTATTTTGATTCATAATCACTTCATCACAATGTAAATATGATACATCTCAACAGGCAGCTACCAATACATTGTATATCTACAGAAAATGAGAAAGTATAATCCTAAGTTGTGACCATGCAGAACTTACACTATGATCATTACTTTCCTTATGAAAGCCAGATTTAATGGTATTATAGagtataattgtttgtttcagtttaagattgTTATATTACTGAGTTAGCACCAAGTTTTAATTCATGATTTgcgttaaaaaaataatattcactttcggtgttcacaaggtgaaatatattgctatcatacactgaaataaacatttttttctttttgttttaagcCTCTGATTGGAATTAAAGGCATTAAATTAGCCCTCAATAATGGGAAATGACACCATTGATATAATTGTCTCAGCCCTGTGCATGCTGATGTTTGATTTGATtgtaaaaaagtttgaaacagaaaaatatcaattttatttcaactctataaaccaccgcaaagcatataataataaatttctgCGGCCATGGATAAAACAGgcaacattttgaaaactgtatgaACTGTTCTTAGACCTTTCTATCTCAGGTGTTTGTGCATGCTTCAGGTGCCAGAGACAAAGCCAATTGCATTCAGCTACACAACTTGTGCATTATACCCACCATTATACTACATGTTTTctgtaacatttataataattcaaacataaacttattacatacatataaatgaaCAATCTACCAACCTACATTAATACAAAAGAAGTGGGTTTACTTTATTACatcaaatcatttgaaaatctACAAAATCCAAGAcagaattatattaaaaaactatctttcataaacataaaacaaactaGAGATTGTTTTCTATGGTAAATATATGTCTCACCAGCCCTATATGCCAGCCATTCAGTAACTGTGCATATATAGCAAAACTCACAGAGATTTCTGGCCATTTGTTGCTGAGAAATAGTGTAAGGgacaaaaaagaacaaatggagataaaaaataaataaagcttatgtaaatgttaaaaaaattaaatgaacaatGCAAGGAATGATTAGCACTGGTACGGTAGTTCAATAAGGAAAATTTCATTTAGCAAATTTGAAGCCAATGAGAAAGAATCCTTTTCAGGATCACACCTGCCAGCTCATGACAAATTATTCTGTGAAGTATCAAGAAGATGAAGCATAAACTGTAGAAGAAGTTTGCATGACAAAATTAGACAAAATCCAGTATGGCCACCAGTGAATGTGATTGGAAAACGTTTAATGTAATGCACATCTACATATAGTGTTGGGTCACTGTGCAAAGGTAGAAAGGTATGCAATCACGTTCTTGAGATCTGGTGCCGACAAGAATCtctaaatgcattatttgtaaaaaatcaaAGGACCATTAGAAAAATCACCTTATTGAAATATGCAAAACTGGGCTGGTTACTCAAAATCCCTCCATTGGTTTAAAAGATTTTGTGCAGACAAACTGATCACTTTGTGCActataaatgaaaatcaaagggccataacttttttaaataatgtctgGTCAGAACTTGCCGATGATCATGTACAACTAGGCCTACTACTTATTCTTCCTGTGGAGATTTTGTGCATCTATCCAGACAGACAGTTGGTCTGCACAacatcaaaaaatatatattgcaaataagGAGGAGTCATAATAAGATAATGATAAAACTTCTGaacaattatgaataaattTTGGTGATatgcacataaatattttgtgatGTGACAGAACTGGACGTAGGCAACATGTAATTATATAGCCCCCAGATATCAGAGGGTGTAATAATGCATGAAGAATTTGCTACAGCTTTTTGTTGGTGTTGAGATAAGTTAAGTTACCAGATAATAAGCAACAGTAAGATTGTACAGTGTGGCGATCTCTACCCAGATCTTCTCTCTCAACAGTTAGATTGTACAGTGTGGAGATCCCTACCCAAATCTTCACTCTCAAACAAGCTGTCATCCTGCATGCCCATGGCCCGGCCCCATTTTACATAGCTTGCTGCATTGTCCCTGGCAAACCAGCTCCCAGACTCGGCATTCCTCCGACACCGCGGCCCTGACTTGGGCAGATCCTGCAGTACACAGTCACAATGAAGGTGATAACTGGGATTAAAACAGTAAAGAAATacactttaaagtgacactcttattcaaaaatcaatacaaacaaaaaattaataaacatatattttgagtgataaactttaaACTTCTTACTAAACAATGCACAATGGAAATTagtaattactaataacaagattatgGCCATGTATTTACTAGCTGaaatcgcaaaaatattaaatgattggtgaatgctaaaatattgacTCTGATCTACTATCATTTCATAtgatagaaataccgtgttttctacacatttctttcaaattaaactcggtttccctcataagaaccattgtttttgacatttattcatcttatTTGGTAgattaaatcaattatattaattgtggtaatttcatttgggaataagagtgcatctttaatgctGAATGTATACAATACGTCCACATTCAGAAAGAAGCTAACTCACATTTGATGTAATGCACAGCATCACAGgcaaacattttcttaaattgcATGATAATCtgtttccatttaaaaatgtattctaACTTGAAGGAACACTGGGTTTACTTGTTTATTGTTATCTACTCCTATGCCAgtgatttacaaatatatattgtgacaGGGAGCTTATAGAACCCTACTAACATGCTGGACCTTTCCCTGCTGTACACAGTCCACAGCATGCTCCTGGATGACGGTTGCTAGGTCACAGATGAACACACCATTGTCCAGCACATCCATCAGAGTGTCACCAGTAACATCTATCTCTAGTAATGGTCAAATGTAATTTGAACAATGatctttgaaaagtatattTACCGGTATCTGTGTGAGCTCAGTAATCATTGAAGTCAAGGATTTATTTCTTACTAACATCCTACAGAGCAGTTTTGGGTCAATTTTTACATTAAGCCAAATCTAAATGCATCTTGTAATAATTCTAAATTCAGAGTATTATAATGTGCAACAGGTATGCAGATATCATGTACAatgtattacaatttttttttagcttACCATTTAAgaatacttaaaaatattttaagaaccACTGTCCAGTCCAAAGTTAACCATGTTAAGCAAATTATTTACACTATACAGCACTCTGGATACTGGGCATATCCTGCATACATGCGCATTAATTGTCCATTTATGCAGGTTTATCAGATCATAGAATACGCTTCCATAGAATGCTGACACCAGGTCCTCAAAATATGTGTGTAAATATGTTCCAATGAGAAGTGACAGGTAACCATATAATGGGCAAACATCCACATGTACCAAATTGAATTTTACAGAAAAAGCAGATCTTCTTCATAAACCTGAAGGTGTGTCGCTggattgtttacttttaatattcaACTACAGACATTTGGCTTTTTGTATGTGACTTATATGTCAAATTATATAAAGAAGAGGATAAATCATGAGAAAAACAACACAAGTGAGGACAtggaatgtttataaaatatcaatgatatgCATTTGACCTCCAGACTTATGAGTGCTAGTAGACctgttatgatttaaaaaacaaaacatgtttaatctAAAAAGAAAGAAGTTATGATACTCATTTGGTAATTTTTATCAATTGCATTGCTATTAACATTGACTGTTTGAGAATACTACAAAGTAACCATACTGAGTGTTTTAGCAATCCAGTCTGCGAGGTCATCCCGAAGTGGTCCGAGACTCTCCTCCTGTAGGGCGCGGGTTTTTCTGTCTGTCACATCCCCTCCAACTGCCCTACTTCCTCTGCCTGCATCTCCACTATTCATGATCCCTGAACTCTGAATGAAACAAGACAagtattcaaacaaaaataacattgcaTAGACATTTAACTTTTAGggtttatacatacatatagaaAATGCCAAATTATGTGATTTTTTGTACAACTTTTTACCTAAAAACATgataacaacatattttgttgtttatttagtAATGGTTCCACAACCTTGTTATTTCATAGTTTgctgatatacatgtaaaattacACAACTCATTTTGATGTCCACTTCAAGGGAACTATCTCTgtcatttaaagaaatgatgatAAAGAAATTTTATCTCATGGATAAGATGTATTTCACTcatcactgaaacaaacattttgagactAATTATTGATTTATCCTAATCAGTGATcgaaattagcaaagcccgcaAGTCATGCACTTGTGAAATGCTTTCCGAGCACCAGCTCAAATTCTTGATATAGTATAGTAGGGCTGGTTTAAAGGTTTTGTTGCCAAACATTAGTGTAAGAATTTTGGCTTATCCGTCCTAAAGTCTTATATGGAAGACCGCCACATATATCTTGATTTAAGCTTTATAACAAGTCTTTCAAACACATTAACCAACAAATATATCTATCAGGGCCTCACAAAGTGGGGTGCAATTATGATTACTGTCTACATTACGAGAAGCAACATCAAACTCACAAGATATTTCTTTTTCAAGTTTCCatagtttcaatatttatatattgaccaagGTTAGGTAGAGCAAAACCAGTCTGAGGCGAACTTGTATGGACCAAGGTAAAAACAAACAcgttaattgaatgaaaaaagggcatttattcaaaatgctaTAAAAGTGTAATAGactaatatatacacatgtagttTTTCCAAGAGATAATATCTGTGTGGATAAAACCACCAACAGGTCTAactgtacaaaaaaaataatttaaatgctGTAGTTGAGAGTCtttgtatgttatgtttgtgtgatcaatgaaaacaaactaaattaattgaaaactaaattaacttaaaaatatgaactatatatttatatatatattttattgtgaaCAGTCctgtggtcgaaattaacacaagcccgcaagccctgcactggtaaaatgtcttccgggcttgttcaaattctgaatttaatatagcagggcttgttcaaaaatttgatgccaagctatatagtatatgaattcgggcttgttcattcaaaagtctaatttcaatgaatGGAACACAATGCAGATTAATCACTgtcacttttattatttttttttaaacaagggATAGATGTGTTAAATTCAGTCCtttgattgttttcttttaataaatcaactTTTACTTTccagtaaaaaaaatctaaaataattgcatttacGCAGCTTAAGTTAGGTAGTTTTAGCAAGGATACTCAATAAGGTCACAAATCTGAACACTTAAAGAGTTTTTGGTGTTGTAAGGTAAAATATTGTATCAAACACCTTTGGTTAATGTGTCAACATCAAAGTACAAGTTCACAGTCATATTACTTTTATGCCCCAAATCGTTCTTATTATGGAGtatggacagtaaatcacccGTCAATTCATGATTTGGATACCACAAATacagaacacttaaaaaatattgttttatcgcAAATTAATACACCGTTTTAAAATCTTCTCCTAATTTTGTTAAGTATACGTCGCTTAACCAAATTGTTTGACGTTACAAACTTGAAATGGATACAAATCCCAAACACGAGTTAAAACACACGCTTTTTATGGTGATCAATAATGTGATGATGCAGACCAATAAAGAGGCTTGCCTGGGTCACACTTACTGTTTTATCTGGTTTTGttgcgtttttgttttttaaatgccattcaatgttcTAATAcacttaaagatcaaaatgtagcacctGGGGAAATTATGTCACAGGGCGCATGTGCATCTTTGAGGCGGTGCAGGTAttttgacctacattcaagatatttagaaataaatatcatgctttacatttaatttgcatgttttgaaaaacagcggaaacaataaataactttgcttAATTAATATAGCATACATAATAATCATAGTTTTATGCACAGGGGCatgttgcgttgttttgacacatcACGTCCCCGTCCGTTTTCTTTGAcgttttttatcaatttttttatcaaattgtagttacttgtgaaaattggcaaaaaaaaatatttttatattttattatctttgtaatatacaaagataataaaataaaaaaataataaaaaaaatatttttttttgccaattttcacaagttacagttaccacatcatattcttactaaaatttgataaaaaaaaaatgataaaaaacggACGGGGGcggtgtcaaaacaacgcaacctgctcCTGTggttttatgtacatgtatttgaggTTGATTTTTGGCAGCTTACTACCAATCAAATTTTTGATGTTATACTGTACTGTTATCAATTTTGTCTTTAATccaattaaaacttaaaacactCATCTGCTTCgacataattttgtcaaaaaattatcaaaactttTTTAAGATTGGTGCATCATTTTTTGGCTCAAAAAAACAACCCATGACAGAGTCTTTTACCGATGGATACTTAAGCTATAGTTCCAGCGTGAATTGTGAAATGCTGGTGTCAATTTGCATTCGTTTAATACACTTCAGTatgtaaacaaagtttaaaaaaacattctgaaaCAGTTCTGAGGGTCAAAACAGATACTGTGTTCTTTCGATTTTTCCCAATTTGGAAGACGGtggatttttaattatttgttttgaaatctgTTTTACACGgtaataattcaacaaaaagttATCTGAAAAAATACCCTAATATTTCCAATACGATTTGTAATTTTCGTCGTGTCGTTTGGAAGTCgccatttgtaaacaatatcaacACTTTCGGTTTACAGATAAAACGTCTTTTTGAGAACGTTTCCGAAATCCCTGTGATTACTTCACTTCCCCAGGTCTAAATTCTGCTGAGTACCATTTCATACGAGGCGGATCATGAACTTTTCTACTCTTGAATTCTCCCGTAAAGAAGAAAATCAGATACGCACGTACACACGCACGTTAACACAAATACTAAGCCtattttaaggaatgtttggcatgataatcccctgctgtgcatctcctgctaaacGGAATAGTTGCGTTTTCCTGGCGAGTTCCTTGCCTTATCTTGAACAAATTCGATCtgattacataattataacactctcacaaatgttttcatatcatATCCATACTTAATCAATATTTCCGCCGTAAAATCTGATGCCGCACACGGAATGTGAAAAAAGGATTTcttttacatgtaaaaaaatgttttgacatacTGTACCTGTATATGCTTGTAAcgaaaacttacatttcattgcataataataataataataataataataataataataataataataataataataataatgatggtAGGTAAGCCGGCATATCCATTTCTGGACGTGACTGGACTTCTACCTCATGTTATATTATTGGGCCCAGCCTACGGGCAATAAATACATCGTAATGGCACACGACGGAGTCAAGCCACAATGCACGCAATGAGCTACGACAAATCTTTATAAACTGAATGCTTTTGCTATTTTGCTATGAAAACGGCGACCCTTCTCcttgtaaaattgtatttacacACTTCaggtatttaaaaaagattgtTGAAAACTAGGATGGTCTATTTGATTTCAATTACATTTAATAAGAACATTATTAATTGAAGTTAAATTATTCTACAAACATTTTAAGGGTGTGGGTGATTGAAAAACATCATGTCAGAAAGTCAAGTTGTGGATCATTTATCTTTTCGCTATTACAGAAAACATCaccagaaaaaaatgcattttcaaattAAGCACGTTTCTTGCACATAAACTGGTATTGAAGTTCACAAGAGACATCAAACCACTGAAAACGGTACATCGCCATACAACCGTCCGCCGTGTTCGGCTCTTCGAAGCCGAAATTCTCAAATCCCCACTGTTCTCCGCTGCTCCAGCGCTGCGCACCTCCAGTCATTCTTCCGCCGATCCAAATGAGGTCTAACTGGCGACCAAAGGCTAATGTAAGGGAGGCGACAAACGCATTTTCCCGCGCGGATCGTATGGTGACGAGATGGCCTTTTTGAGCGACACACACTGCCTCGGCATCCGCCCAGTTGCTCGTACGAGGAGATAGTTTGAAGCAATGACCGTCACTTTCAAACCAAGAAACGTCACAACTTCCctaaaatttcagaaaaaaataacaattgtaaaGACCTATTTTGTCATAATGCATATATTATCGTTGTCTTTAATTGTTCTTCATGTAATGTTTACTTGATAAAAgcagtataaataaaacaatttcaatacaatGACAATTTTATGTCAAATTAGATTAAACCCAAAAGTTTCTTTACCTTTATACACATCGCCACCAAACAAAACATCTGGTGAAACAATGAATTACATTACCTGGATTAGGTATTGGTCTGAGCGCGCATCCAAGGCGGCAAGGTCGTGTAGGCGGCAAGTACTGGCAGACCGCGGTGTCGCCATCACGTCGAACGCGTGACAGTCCGTGCTCTGCAAACACTCATGCGCACATCGAAACATCAGCCGATCCGTGTCAATTTTGTCTACAATCGGATATCCAGGCGTCGTAGACAGGGACGCGCCAACTGGTAGGTAGGCGAGGTTTTCGTCCATGTAACTGACCGAAGCACCTGTCACGGGGGGCGTCCGGACGAACCTCCCCTGTTTGGTCGTGAAACATGATACACccacaaacaaaacatgcaCTAAAATGAGTCgcaccattgtttttgttttatttcaaaagacaaTTACTCTggtatgtataatatttaaggAACACACTGATCGACTGTTCACTGCTTTGTCCGGGCAGTTCAGCAGATCGAAACAAGAGGTTTAATTGTGGTGGATTCCTCCCAGTCATTATGTTGCTGATACAAGCAAGTTCTAAGTAAACATGTCACAATTCATGATTAGAGAGTGATATGAAGTTTGATTTTACTGCACACATGCTGAGGtctgcattgttttttttttagtattttaattttgccGTTTAAGGAAATAAATAGGAAAAGCAACGATtgcccgagtactcgatcgatcGTTCGAGTACCCTTGTACTATTTCCCTAGTCGAGTACTCGGTAAAACAGGTTTAAATTTCACATAATACACGATATACAGACGATGTAAAAGTAGCGAACTATGAACGACAGTTACGAGCATTGATTTTTGCAATggtcatcacaatatctcaaaTAATAGATAGTATTGATAATTGCAATA
The DNA window shown above is from Mya arenaria isolate MELC-2E11 chromosome 6, ASM2691426v1 and carries:
- the LOC128236586 gene encoding growth arrest-specific protein 2-like isoform X1; this translates as MNSGDAGRGSRAVGGDVTDRKTRALQEESLGPLRDDLADWIAKTLKIDVTGDTLMDVLDNGVFICDLATVIQEHAVDCVQQGKVQHDLPKSGPRCRRNAESGSWFARDNAASYVKWGRAMGMQDDSLFESEDLVSHKSERQVIINLLELARLGYKFGLEPPAIIKLEKEIDSEHEAPPSPPPPPAPVSAPASAPASVPTPIQQSNRPLNLDEEVRKMAAKCNCSDEVKRLREGMYMVFGKGVIIRSFRGAPKHMLLQNRHLMVRVGGGWDTLEHYLLTHNPVFTSEHRRKGSIDFLAGDNVLDGDKFLHIKAKYKSQS
- the LOC128236586 gene encoding growth arrest-specific protein 2-like isoform X2, with the translated sequence MNSGDAGRGSRAVGGDVTDRKTRALQEESLGPLRDDLADWIAKTLKIDVTGDTLMDVLDNGVFICDLATVIQEHAVDCVQQGKVQHDLPKSGPRCRRNAESGSWFARDNAASYVKWGRAMGMQDDSLFESEDLVSHKSERQVIINLLELARLGYKFGLEPPAIIKLEKEIDSEHEAPPSPPPPPAPVSAPASAPASVPTPIQQSNRPLNLDEEVRKMAAKCNCSDEVKRLREGMYMVFGKGVIIRLLQNRHLMVRVGGGWDTLEHYLLTHNPVFTSEHRRKGSIDFLAGDNVLDGDKFLHIKAKYKSQS
- the LOC128237107 gene encoding snaclec coagulation factor IX/factor X-binding protein subunit A-like; its protein translation is MDENLAYLPVGASLSTTPGYPIVDKIDTDRLMFRCAHECLQSTDCHAFDVMATPRSASTCRLHDLAALDARSDQYLIQGSCDVSWFESDGHCFKLSPRTSNWADAEAVCVAQKGHLVTIRSARENAFVASLTLAFGRQLDLIWIGGRMTGGAQRWSSGEQWGFENFGFEEPNTADGCMAMYRFQWFDVSCELQYQFMCKKRA